The Amaranthus tricolor cultivar Red isolate AtriRed21 chromosome 6, ASM2621246v1, whole genome shotgun sequence genome has a segment encoding these proteins:
- the LOC130814544 gene encoding early nodulin-93-like, with the protein MAKNVAHSPSEASYDQRLAMAKQYSHEGVVAGAKAGLVAGVITAIPTIASAKMLPWAKANLNYTAQALIISTVAGATYFIVADKTVLKLARRNSFR; encoded by the exons ATGGCAAAGAATGTTGCGCACTCCCCCTCAGAAGCCTCATATGACCAGAGGCTAGCCATGGCCAAGCAATACTCTCATG agGGCGTTGTAGCTGGAGCGAAGGCTGGTCTTGTTGCTGGAGTTATAACCGCCATCCCAACT ATAGCAAGCGCTAAAATGCTCCCATGGGCAAAGGCCAATCTTAACTACACTGCTCAGGCTCTCATAATATCAACAG tGGCAGGAGCAACATATTTCATAGTAGCAGAtaaaacagttttgaaattGGCACGTCGCAATTCCTTCCGTTGA
- the LOC130814542 gene encoding early nodulin-93-like, whose protein sequence is MAKNVAQSPLERSSLLPFDQRLTMAKRCAHEAILAGSKAAIVSGFAAAIPTIASARMLPWAKANLNHTAQALIISTVAGAAYFIVADKTVLKSARRNSFNNARNSNI, encoded by the exons ATGGCAAAGAATGTTGCACAATCACCATTGGAAAGGTCTAGCTTGCTCCCATTTGATCAAAGGCTAACTATGGCTAAGCGTTGTGCTCATG AGGCTATTCTTGCTGGATCCAAGGCTGCTATTGTTTCTGGGTTTGCTGCTGCCATCCCTACT ATCGCAAGTGCTAGGATGCTTCCATGGGCAAAGGCTAATCTTAATCATACTGCCCAAGCTCTCATAATTTCTACTG TGGCTGGAGCAGCCTATTTTATAGTAGCAGACAAGACTGTGTTGAAGTCTGCACGCCGAAACTCCTTCAATAATGCAAGAAACTCGAATATTTGA